The genomic DNA ACGGTGCCGTCGGCACCGGGAACCGGGACGAGGCTCACCCGGTTCCGGAACGGCGTCCCGTCGCGCCGCTCGTTGTGGAGTTCGACGGTGACACCCTCCCACGTTCGGAGTGCCTCGACGAAGTCGGCGACGGCCTCCTCCGCCGTCGCGTCCGTCTGGAGCAGCCGCGGGTTCTCGCCGTGGAGCGTCTCGGCGTCGTACCCGGTCAGCCGACAGAACGTCTCGTTGACCGCCACCAGCGGGGTGTCGTGGTACGCCGGGCCGGCGAGCGTGACGCCGAGTGGCGCCTCGTCGAGCACCCACACCTTCCACGCCAGCGACACCTCTCGCGGTGCGAGTCGCCCCGTGTCGAACGGGAGGCGATCGGGCGGGGCTTCGCTGGGTGTCTCTTCTGGTGTCGGGTGCGGAACTGTGTCGAGTCGCTCCGCGACCGGGAACTCGTGTCTCGCCGCGAGTGATCGCACTCGCTCGCGGAACTCGTCGGGATCGGCGACGAGGAGGTCTCGCAGCGCGTCTCGCAGTGCGGGACGCGGCCCGTGGTCTGGCGGCAGCGAGAGAGCAGTCTCTCCCGTGTCGTCTCGGAGCGTCGACCCCGGCGGTCCCTCTCCTGTCACGGGTCCAGCGAGGGGCCACACCGTGGTAAACCGCGCGGATCGCCTCGGCAGTGTCCGGAGCCACCAACGTCGCCTGCCCGGCGTCTCGCAACCCCGGCTCCAGCGTTCACCTACAGCTTACAGCTACAACGTGTAGCTATACTGTAACCCGACACAGATCTCCCGCCACGTCCGGAGTTCGACCGGCGGGCGACGGGTTCGACGGGTACGCGAGAACGAGTGTCTGCGGCTGCCAACCTGCCACTCTCGTGGCCATCAGGACGGCCGCGTGGCGATCCGCAGTGAGTAGGCGATACAGCAGAGCCCGGTCAACTGGAGGAGGCGGACGACGAGTCGGATCAACGATTGGCGGTAGACGGGGACGACGCGGAAAGCGAGCAGTCCCTGGCCGGCGAGCGCGACGACGTAGGTCACCCCGAACAGGAGGATCATCCCGACGGAGAGGTACCGCATCGACGGGTCGTCGTTGCGACGGAGTCCGCGGAACGCGTGGTACCCGATGTAGAGGCCGACGACCGCCGACAGCGTCGCCGCCCCACCGGCCGCGATTGCGAACGGCGACCCCTCGGCGACGAGTCGTCCCACCACTCGGAACGGGCTCTGTGCGAGCGGTAGTCCGGTCACTCCG from Halobaculum sp. MBLA0147 includes the following:
- a CDS encoding PAS domain-containing protein, giving the protein MTGEGPPGSTLRDDTGETALSLPPDHGPRPALRDALRDLLVADPDEFRERVRSLAARHEFPVAERLDTVPHPTPEETPSEAPPDRLPFDTGRLAPREVSLAWKVWVLDEAPLGVTLAGPAYHDTPLVAVNETFCRLTGYDAETLHGENPRLLQTDATAEEAVADFVEALRTWEGVTVELHNERRDGTPFRNRVSLVPVPGADGTVENWFGLQAAVAWPEGRPTRSTE